The Cellulomonas fulva genome includes a window with the following:
- a CDS encoding type III polyketide synthase: MSRIVAVAPVLPAHAYAQAEIAAELATIVTADPTRRALLTRLHASCGIDRRHLALPLERYRSLGSFDETNALALEHGLALAERAVRDALAAAGLEPHDVDHLMLTTVTAVGAPSIDAMLVDRVGLRADVTRLPSFGLGCAGGAAGLARVHDHLLGHPDQVALLVSVELCSLTLQRDDDSTANLVASGLFGDGGAAVVMAGDRRTAPRGAPAAARAAWSGAPRVVGSRSMLYPGSGDALGWRVGSSGLRIVLSGGLPDTIRAHVADDVKALLTAQGAVPDDVTAWLVHPGGPKILDAAQEALGLPADALAPSRASLARAGNLSSAAVLHVLADAMATERAGPLGAGSAGGALGVVAAFGPGVGAELVALRWPSAGHVRATP; this comes from the coding sequence ATGTCCCGGATCGTGGCGGTCGCACCCGTGCTGCCCGCGCACGCCTACGCACAGGCGGAGATCGCCGCGGAGCTCGCGACCATCGTCACCGCCGACCCCACGCGGCGCGCCCTGCTGACCCGGCTGCACGCGTCCTGCGGGATCGACCGGCGCCACCTCGCGCTGCCGCTCGAGCGGTACCGGTCGCTCGGCTCGTTCGACGAGACCAACGCCCTGGCGCTCGAGCACGGCCTCGCGCTCGCGGAGCGCGCGGTGCGCGACGCGCTGGCGGCCGCCGGCCTGGAGCCGCACGACGTCGACCACCTGATGCTCACCACGGTCACGGCGGTCGGGGCGCCCTCGATCGACGCGATGCTCGTCGACCGCGTCGGGCTGCGGGCCGACGTGACGCGGCTGCCGAGCTTCGGCCTCGGCTGCGCGGGCGGCGCCGCCGGCCTCGCCCGGGTGCACGACCACCTGCTCGGCCACCCGGACCAGGTCGCGCTGCTCGTCTCGGTCGAGCTGTGCTCGCTCACGCTCCAGCGGGACGACGACTCGACCGCGAACCTCGTCGCGAGCGGGCTGTTCGGCGACGGCGGCGCGGCCGTCGTGATGGCGGGTGACCGGCGCACGGCGCCGCGGGGGGCGCCGGCCGCCGCACGCGCGGCGTGGTCCGGGGCCCCGCGCGTCGTGGGCTCGCGCAGCATGCTCTACCCCGGCTCCGGCGACGCGCTGGGCTGGCGCGTCGGCTCGTCCGGGCTGCGGATCGTGCTCTCGGGCGGGCTGCCGGACACGATCCGCGCGCACGTCGCCGACGACGTCAAGGCGCTGCTGACCGCGCAGGGCGCGGTGCCGGACGACGTGACGGCGTGGCTGGTGCACCCCGGCGGGCCCAAGATCCTGGACGCGGCGCAGGAGGCGCTCGGGCTGCCGGCCGACGCGCTCGCGCCGTCCCGGGCGAGCCTGGCGCGGGCGGGCAACCTGTCGTCGGCTGCGGTGCTCCACGTCCTCGCGGACGCCATGGCGACCGAGCGGGCCGGGCCGCTGGGTGCGGGCTCGGCCGGCGGGGCGCTCGGTGTGGTCGCCGCCTTCGGGCCGGGTGTGGGGGCCGAGCTCGTCGCGCTGCGCTGGCCGTCCGCAGGGCACGTGAGGGCCACCCCGTGA
- a CDS encoding VOC family protein has product MIRINVTSVLVDDQAKALAFYTEKLGFQKKTDVPAGEARWLTVVSPADPDGVELLLEPDGHPAAGAFKEALAADGIPWTQFAVDDVPAEVERLKALGVHFTQDATDLGPVVTAVLDDTCGNLIQLAAMT; this is encoded by the coding sequence ATGATCCGGATCAACGTGACGAGCGTGCTCGTCGACGACCAGGCCAAGGCGCTCGCGTTCTACACCGAGAAGCTCGGCTTCCAGAAGAAGACCGACGTCCCCGCCGGCGAGGCCCGGTGGCTCACCGTCGTCTCGCCCGCGGACCCCGACGGGGTCGAGCTGCTCCTGGAGCCCGACGGCCACCCCGCGGCCGGCGCGTTCAAGGAGGCGCTGGCGGCCGACGGGATCCCGTGGACCCAGTTCGCGGTCGACGACGTGCCCGCCGAGGTCGAGCGGCTCAAGGCGCTGGGCGTGCACTTCACGCAGGACGCGACCGACCTGGGCCCCGTGGTCACCGCCGTGCTCGACGACACCTGCGGCAACCTGATCCAGCTCGCCGCGATGACGTAG
- a CDS encoding SDR family oxidoreductase, translating to MTLTGKVALVTGAGSGIGRAAALRLARDGATVVPLGHSQDSADEAAAEIRAAGGTALPLAADVADATAVRAAVDRVESELGRLDVVVANAGVNGVWAPLEELEPEEWESTIATNLTGTFLTVRLALPLLLRQGGAVVVVSSINGTRTFSNSGASAYATSKAGQLAFARMIAVELAPRGVRVNVVCPGAIDTEIGDNTEARNTERLGVRTEYPDGQIPLTGSEPGTADQVADVIAFLVSDAASHVTGTEVFVDGGQSLVV from the coding sequence ATGACGCTCACGGGCAAGGTCGCCCTGGTGACCGGGGCGGGATCGGGGATCGGCCGCGCGGCCGCGCTCCGCCTGGCGCGCGACGGGGCGACCGTCGTCCCGCTCGGGCACAGCCAGGACAGCGCCGACGAGGCCGCGGCCGAGATCCGCGCGGCCGGCGGGACCGCCCTGCCGCTGGCCGCCGACGTCGCCGACGCGACCGCGGTGCGCGCGGCCGTCGACCGGGTCGAGAGCGAGCTGGGGCGGCTCGACGTGGTGGTCGCCAACGCGGGCGTCAACGGCGTGTGGGCGCCGCTCGAGGAGCTCGAGCCGGAGGAGTGGGAGAGCACGATCGCCACCAACCTCACGGGCACCTTCCTCACCGTCCGGCTCGCGCTGCCGCTCCTGCTGCGCCAGGGCGGCGCGGTCGTCGTCGTGTCCTCGATCAACGGCACCCGGACGTTCTCCAACTCCGGCGCGTCGGCGTACGCGACCAGCAAGGCCGGACAGCTCGCTTTCGCGCGGATGATCGCGGTCGAGCTGGCGCCGCGCGGCGTGCGCGTGAACGTGGTCTGCCCGGGGGCGATCGACACCGAGATCGGCGACAACACCGAGGCCCGGAACACCGAGCGGCTCGGGGTGCGCACGGAGTACCCCGACGGGCAGATCCCGCTGACCGGGAGCGAGCCCGGCACCGCGGACCAGGTGGCGGACGTGATCGCGTTCCTGGTCTCGGACGCGGCGAGCCACGTCACGGGCACCGAGGTCTTCGTCGACGGCGGGCAGTCGCTGGTCGTGTGA
- a CDS encoding NADPH-dependent F420 reductase, whose amino-acid sequence MTTFGIIGAGNIGSQVARAVIALGHDVVIANSRGPETLTDLVTELGPKARAATAQEAAEAADVAVVTVPLKALEQVPVEPLAGKVVIDTNNYYFERDGHIEALDRGEATTAGLLQEHLPTSKVVKAFNHIMAADITTDGTPAGTPDRRALATSSDFPEAVALVTDLYDAIGFDTVDVSPLSESWRVERDRPAYVVRQNREELVANLALAPRTV is encoded by the coding sequence ATGACCACTTTCGGCATCATCGGAGCAGGCAACATCGGCAGCCAGGTCGCCCGCGCGGTCATCGCGCTCGGGCACGACGTCGTGATCGCGAACTCGCGCGGTCCGGAGACGCTCACCGACCTGGTCACGGAGCTCGGCCCCAAGGCGCGGGCCGCGACCGCGCAGGAAGCCGCCGAGGCGGCCGACGTCGCCGTCGTGACCGTCCCCCTCAAGGCGCTGGAGCAGGTGCCCGTCGAGCCGCTCGCGGGCAAGGTCGTCATCGACACGAACAACTACTACTTCGAGCGGGACGGGCACATCGAGGCCCTCGACCGGGGTGAGGCGACGACCGCCGGCCTCCTCCAGGAGCACCTGCCGACGTCGAAGGTCGTCAAGGCCTTCAACCACATCATGGCCGCGGACATCACGACCGACGGCACGCCCGCGGGGACGCCGGACCGCCGCGCGCTCGCGACGTCGAGCGACTTCCCCGAGGCGGTCGCGCTCGTGACCGACCTGTACGACGCGATCGGCTTCGACACGGTCGACGTGTCGCCGCTCAGCGAGTCGTGGCGCGTCGAGCGCGACCGGCCGGCCTACGTCGTGCGGCAGAACCGCGAGGAGCTCGTCGCGAACCTCGCGCTGGCTCCGCGCACCGTCTGA
- a CDS encoding NAD(P)/FAD-dependent oxidoreductase: MGSSDAYDADVLVVGGGPVGLAAAIEARLAGRTALVLEPRPGPVDKACGEGLMPGALTSLARLGVDPAGHALSGIAYVGGERRVEHRFVGPAGRGVRRTVLHAALAERAAGLGVARVPVRVTSLDQDPSGVVVGDLRGRYLLACDGLHSTVRRLTGLERPARRGVRTDRRRFGLRRHYRVTPWGDLVEVHWAPHAEAYVTPVAPGLVGVAVLGPAHTDLAATLAALPELTERLGGAEPDGPVRGAGPLRQRTAARATGRVLLVGDASGYVDALTGEGLRVGLAQAAAAVAHLDDPHGYEQAWARATRDYRVLTSGLVAAATSPARRGIVPLAAALPGLYGAIVERLAR; the protein is encoded by the coding sequence GTGGGCTCGTCGGACGCGTACGACGCCGACGTGCTCGTCGTCGGGGGCGGGCCGGTCGGGCTCGCCGCGGCGATCGAGGCACGGCTCGCGGGCCGCACCGCGCTGGTGCTCGAGCCGCGGCCCGGACCGGTGGACAAGGCGTGCGGCGAGGGGCTGATGCCGGGGGCGCTCACGTCGCTGGCGCGGCTCGGCGTCGACCCGGCCGGCCACGCCCTGTCCGGCATCGCGTACGTCGGGGGCGAGCGGCGCGTCGAGCACCGGTTCGTCGGTCCGGCGGGTCGCGGCGTGCGGCGCACGGTCCTGCACGCCGCGCTGGCCGAGCGCGCGGCCGGCCTCGGCGTCGCACGGGTGCCCGTGCGCGTCACGTCGCTGGACCAGGACCCGTCCGGCGTCGTCGTCGGGGACCTGCGGGGCCGGTACCTGCTCGCGTGCGACGGGCTGCACTCGACCGTGCGCCGGCTGACCGGCCTGGAGCGGCCCGCGCGACGAGGCGTGCGGACCGACCGTCGCCGGTTCGGGCTGCGCCGGCACTACCGGGTCACGCCGTGGGGCGACCTGGTCGAGGTGCACTGGGCCCCGCACGCCGAGGCGTACGTGACTCCCGTCGCGCCGGGGCTCGTCGGGGTCGCGGTGCTGGGGCCGGCGCACACCGACCTCGCGGCCACCCTCGCGGCGCTGCCGGAGCTCACCGAGCGGCTGGGCGGCGCCGAGCCCGACGGCCCGGTGCGCGGCGCCGGCCCGCTGCGGCAGCGCACCGCCGCGCGGGCGACCGGCCGCGTGCTGCTCGTCGGCGACGCGTCGGGCTACGTCGACGCGCTCACCGGCGAGGGGCTGCGCGTCGGGCTCGCGCAGGCCGCGGCCGCGGTCGCGCACCTCGACGACCCGCACGGCTACGAGCAGGCCTGGGCCCGGGCGACGCGGGACTACCGCGTGCTGACGTCGGGGCTCGTCGCCGCCGCGACCTCACCTGCGCGCCGCGGGATCGTCCCCCTGGCCGCCGCGCTGCCCGGCCTCTACGGCGCGATCGTCGAGCGCCTGGCCCGGTGA
- a CDS encoding VOC family protein, protein MERVLGIGGYFFRSADPAALAAWYREHLGLAPDEDGAWAQEAGPTVFAPFEAGTDYFGSPAQQAMLNFRVRDLDAMLAQLRAAGADVSDEVQDMAGVGRFGWVTDPEGNRIELWQPA, encoded by the coding sequence ATGGAGCGCGTCCTGGGCATCGGTGGCTACTTCTTCCGCTCGGCCGACCCCGCGGCGCTCGCCGCCTGGTACCGCGAGCACCTGGGGCTGGCGCCCGACGAGGACGGCGCGTGGGCTCAGGAGGCGGGACCGACCGTGTTCGCGCCGTTCGAGGCCGGGACGGACTACTTCGGGTCCCCCGCTCAGCAGGCGATGCTCAACTTCCGCGTGCGCGACCTCGACGCGATGCTCGCGCAGCTGCGTGCGGCGGGCGCCGACGTCTCCGACGAGGTGCAGGACATGGCGGGCGTCGGCCGGTTCGGCTGGGTCACGGACCCCGAGGGCAACCGCATCGAGCTCTGGCAGCCGGCCTGA
- a CDS encoding MerR family transcriptional regulator, with protein MTVPSAPQATMHIGAVAEQTGLSLRTLRHYDEVGLLRPSGRTDGGFRLYTEADVDRLLLIRRMKPLGFTLEEMAELLTLVDDLAGPAEGAPHARERLAEYVTRAQEQRAELARKLDMADEFIALLRAR; from the coding sequence ATGACCGTCCCCAGCGCCCCGCAGGCCACCATGCACATCGGCGCGGTCGCCGAGCAGACGGGACTCTCGCTGCGCACGCTGCGGCACTACGACGAGGTGGGGCTGCTGCGCCCGAGCGGCCGGACGGACGGCGGGTTCCGCCTCTACACCGAGGCCGACGTCGACCGGCTGCTCCTCATCCGCCGCATGAAGCCGCTCGGGTTCACGCTCGAGGAGATGGCCGAGCTGCTCACGCTGGTCGACGACCTGGCCGGACCGGCTGAGGGTGCGCCGCACGCGCGCGAGCGCCTCGCCGAGTACGTCACGCGCGCGCAGGAGCAGCGCGCCGAGCTGGCCCGCAAGCTCGACATGGCCGACGAGTTCATCGCCCTGCTGCGCGCCCGCTGA
- a CDS encoding isoprenylcysteine carboxyl methyltransferase family protein: MSVALYVALVVATGVERLVELVVSARNARWSFERGGRESGRGHFPAMVALHTGLLVACIAEVVLADRPFLPLLGWPALVVVLASQALRWWCITVLGPRWNTRVIVVPDLPLVTRGPYRWLSHPNYVAVVAEGIALPLVHTAWVTALAFTVLNAVLLLGFRIPAEERALAAARPAA, from the coding sequence GTGAGCGTCGCGCTGTACGTGGCGCTCGTCGTTGCGACCGGCGTCGAGCGGCTCGTCGAGCTCGTCGTGTCCGCGCGCAACGCGCGGTGGTCCTTCGAGCGTGGCGGGCGAGAGAGCGGGCGCGGGCACTTCCCGGCGATGGTCGCGCTGCACACCGGGCTGCTGGTGGCGTGCATCGCGGAGGTGGTGCTCGCCGACCGACCGTTCCTGCCGTTGCTGGGGTGGCCCGCGCTCGTCGTCGTGCTCGCCTCGCAGGCGCTGCGGTGGTGGTGCATCACGGTGCTGGGGCCGCGGTGGAACACGCGCGTCATCGTCGTCCCGGACCTGCCGCTGGTGACCCGCGGGCCGTACCGCTGGCTCTCCCACCCCAACTACGTGGCGGTCGTCGCCGAGGGCATCGCGCTGCCGCTCGTGCACACCGCGTGGGTCACGGCCCTGGCGTTCACCGTGCTGAACGCGGTGCTCCTGCTGGGCTTCCGCATCCCCGCCGAGGAGCGGGCGCTGGCGGCCGCGCGGCCGGCGGCCTGA
- a CDS encoding cation diffusion facilitator family transporter translates to MSVLPAGPRALDDARRAVLERRIRGVVAATIAYNMVEAAVALVAGRVASSSALIGFGLDSVVEVLSAAAVAWQFAGPDPRARERTALRVVAVSFLGLAAFVTVDAVRTLVGAAEPEHSTVGIVLAAVSLAVMPGLSWFERRTGRELGSASAVADSRQTLICSYLSGVLLVGLVLNSTLGWWWADPLAAVVIAGFAVREGLEAWRGDACCTPVAALLVPSDGRPSDEECGDDGCADGCCSGDGPGPGVSGRAAGR, encoded by the coding sequence ATGAGCGTGCTCCCGGCCGGCCCGCGCGCGCTCGACGACGCGCGCCGCGCGGTGCTCGAGCGGCGCATCCGCGGCGTCGTCGCCGCGACGATCGCCTACAACATGGTCGAGGCGGCGGTGGCGCTGGTCGCGGGTCGCGTGGCCTCGTCGTCGGCGCTGATCGGCTTCGGCCTCGACTCGGTGGTCGAGGTGCTCTCCGCCGCCGCCGTCGCGTGGCAGTTCGCGGGCCCGGACCCCCGCGCGCGGGAGCGCACCGCGCTGCGCGTCGTCGCGGTCTCGTTCCTCGGCCTCGCGGCGTTCGTCACGGTCGACGCCGTGCGCACGCTCGTCGGCGCCGCGGAGCCCGAGCACTCCACGGTGGGGATCGTCCTCGCGGCGGTCTCGCTCGCGGTGATGCCCGGGCTCTCGTGGTTCGAGCGCCGCACGGGGCGCGAGCTCGGCTCCGCCTCGGCCGTCGCCGACTCGCGGCAGACGCTCATCTGCTCCTACCTGTCGGGCGTCCTGCTCGTCGGGCTGGTGCTGAACAGCACTCTCGGCTGGTGGTGGGCCGATCCCCTCGCGGCCGTGGTGATCGCGGGCTTCGCCGTGCGCGAGGGGCTCGAGGCCTGGCGCGGGGATGCGTGCTGCACGCCGGTCGCGGCCCTGCTCGTCCCGTCGGACGGGCGCCCGTCCGACGAGGAGTGCGGCGACGACGGGTGCGCCGACGGCTGCTGCTCGGGCGACGGACCCGGACCGGGGGTCAGCGGGCGCGCAGCAGGGCGATGA
- a CDS encoding UbiA family prenyltransferase has protein sequence MPAARTASALVRASHLPPTVAVTAFAAAYAGGVGAPASTVVLVGLAVLTGQLSVGWSNDWIDASRDTAVGRTDKPVATGGLAVRTVRTAALVAVAACVVLSFALGAAAGAVHVVAVASAWAYNVRLKSTAWSWAPYALSFGLLPSVVTLALDPARFAPVSTTAAAALLGVGAHLANVLPDLEDDAATGVRGLPHRLGRRRTTLAAVALLVSATALVVLGPPGGPGGPGVAGAGALVAAVALGVSAAAVAVRRPTSRYPFLAAIGVAAVTVAVLVATA, from the coding sequence ATGCCCGCAGCCCGGACCGCGAGCGCGCTGGTCCGCGCCTCGCACCTGCCGCCGACCGTGGCCGTCACCGCGTTCGCCGCCGCGTACGCCGGGGGCGTCGGGGCGCCTGCGTCGACGGTCGTCCTCGTCGGGCTCGCCGTGCTCACCGGTCAGCTGTCGGTCGGCTGGTCGAACGACTGGATCGACGCGTCGCGGGACACCGCCGTGGGGCGCACCGACAAGCCGGTCGCGACCGGCGGCCTGGCCGTGCGCACCGTGCGCACCGCCGCCCTGGTCGCCGTGGCGGCCTGCGTCGTGCTGTCGTTCGCGCTCGGTGCCGCGGCCGGCGCGGTGCACGTCGTGGCCGTCGCGTCGGCGTGGGCGTACAACGTGCGGCTCAAGTCGACCGCGTGGTCCTGGGCGCCGTACGCGCTGTCGTTCGGGCTGCTGCCCTCGGTCGTGACGCTCGCGCTCGATCCCGCGCGGTTCGCGCCGGTCTCGACCACCGCCGCCGCCGCGCTGCTCGGCGTCGGGGCGCACCTGGCCAACGTCCTGCCGGACCTGGAGGACGACGCGGCGACCGGCGTGCGCGGGCTGCCCCACCGGCTCGGCCGGCGGCGGACCACGCTCGCGGCCGTCGCGCTGCTCGTCAGCGCCACCGCGCTCGTCGTGCTCGGCCCGCCCGGCGGGCCGGGCGGGCCGGGCGTCGCGGGGGCAGGCGCGCTCGTCGCCGCCGTGGCGCTGGGCGTCAGCGCGGCGGCGGTCGCGGTGCGCCGCCCCACGAGCCGCTACCCGTTCCTGGCGGCGATCGGCGTGGCGGCCGTGACGGTCGCGGTCCTGGTCGCCACGGCCTGA
- a CDS encoding ArsR/SmtB family transcription factor, producing the protein MATATLTHTAALSRLGHALSDETRTRILLALREAPAYPSDLADALGVSRQVMSNQLACLRGCGLVEAIPDGRRTWYRLADAHLAPALNDLLQLVLAVDPTCCDGACTCA; encoded by the coding sequence ATGGCGACCGCGACGCTGACGCACACGGCCGCGCTGTCCCGGCTGGGGCACGCGCTGTCCGACGAGACCCGCACCCGGATCCTGCTCGCGCTGCGCGAGGCGCCGGCGTACCCGTCGGACCTCGCGGACGCCCTGGGCGTGTCCCGCCAGGTGATGTCCAACCAGCTGGCCTGCCTGCGCGGGTGCGGGCTGGTCGAGGCGATCCCCGACGGCCGGCGCACCTGGTACCGGCTCGCGGACGCGCACCTGGCGCCCGCGCTCAACGACCTGCTGCAGCTCGTCCTCGCCGTCGACCCGACGTGCTGCGACGGCGCGTGCACCTGCGCATGA
- a CDS encoding YciI family protein has protein sequence MQYLVNVVYDRTTTATDAEMTAIDAFNDGLRERGAWVLAGGLAAPQHATVIDARGDGVPTVTEGPFVETAEFVAGFWVIEAPDDATALELATAGSHACHRKVEVRAFL, from the coding sequence ATGCAGTACCTGGTCAACGTGGTCTACGACCGCACGACGACCGCGACGGACGCGGAGATGACGGCCATCGACGCGTTCAACGACGGCCTCCGGGAGCGGGGCGCCTGGGTGCTCGCCGGCGGGCTCGCGGCGCCGCAGCACGCCACGGTGATCGACGCGCGCGGTGACGGCGTCCCCACCGTCACCGAGGGGCCGTTCGTCGAGACCGCGGAGTTCGTGGCGGGGTTCTGGGTGATCGAGGCACCGGACGACGCGACGGCGCTCGAGCTGGCGACCGCGGGGTCGCACGCGTGCCACCGGAAGGTCGAGGTCCGCGCGTTCCTCTGA
- a CDS encoding lipase maturation factor family protein, which produces MGWFGAEGYTVGRAVAQHGVAAVYAIAFVVVLRQFRPLLGERGLLPVPRFVERVPWRRSPSLFQWRYSDRLLVGVGWAGLVVALALVVGLPQQGPPWAPMVAFLVLWALYLSVVNVGQVFYGFGWESLLLEAGFLVAFLGSDEVAPPLPVLVLLWWLVLRLELGAGLIKWRGDPAWRDLTALYYHHETQPMPGPASRLFHLLPRPLHRVEVAANHVAQLVVPFFLLVPGTVASTAAGVLVVTQLWLVLSGNFAWLNWLTIVLACAAIDDRAWGVLLGIDVAPASGTGPPWFVVLVLAASALCVVLSWWPARNLVSRRQLMNASFNVWHLVNAYGAFGSITRQRTEVVVEGTLDRDPAQATWREYELHGKPGDVRRLPRQFAPYHLRLDWGMWFLGLGSSAQLGWFVPFLGRLLEADAPTLRLLRVDPFDGAPPRWVRAHLYRYRFARPDERRATGQRWVREDRGLMIDAVDAARLRRVR; this is translated from the coding sequence GTGGGCTGGTTCGGCGCCGAGGGCTACACGGTGGGCCGTGCCGTGGCCCAGCACGGGGTCGCGGCGGTCTACGCGATCGCGTTCGTCGTGGTGCTGCGCCAGTTCCGGCCGCTGCTGGGCGAGCGCGGGCTGCTCCCCGTCCCCCGGTTCGTCGAGCGGGTCCCGTGGCGCCGCTCCCCGAGCCTGTTCCAGTGGCGCTACTCGGACCGCCTGCTGGTGGGTGTCGGGTGGGCCGGGCTCGTCGTGGCCCTCGCGCTCGTCGTCGGGCTGCCGCAGCAGGGGCCGCCGTGGGCGCCGATGGTCGCGTTCCTGGTCCTGTGGGCCCTGTACCTGTCGGTCGTCAACGTCGGGCAGGTGTTCTACGGGTTCGGGTGGGAGTCGCTGCTGCTGGAGGCCGGGTTCCTGGTGGCCTTCCTGGGGTCCGACGAGGTCGCGCCGCCGCTGCCGGTCCTGGTGCTCCTGTGGTGGCTCGTCCTCCGCCTCGAGCTCGGCGCCGGACTCATCAAGTGGCGGGGCGACCCCGCGTGGCGGGACCTGACCGCGCTGTACTACCACCACGAGACCCAGCCGATGCCGGGGCCGGCCAGCCGCCTGTTCCACCTGCTGCCCAGACCGCTGCACCGGGTCGAGGTCGCCGCCAACCACGTCGCGCAGCTCGTCGTGCCGTTCTTCCTCCTCGTGCCCGGCACGGTCGCGAGCACGGCCGCGGGGGTCCTCGTCGTGACGCAGCTCTGGCTCGTGCTCTCGGGGAACTTCGCGTGGCTCAACTGGCTGACCATCGTGCTCGCGTGCGCGGCGATCGACGACCGCGCCTGGGGCGTGCTGCTCGGGATCGACGTCGCGCCGGCCTCCGGCACCGGGCCCCCGTGGTTCGTCGTCCTGGTGCTCGCCGCGAGCGCGCTGTGCGTCGTGCTCAGCTGGTGGCCGGCGCGCAACCTCGTCTCCCGCCGGCAGCTCATGAACGCGTCGTTCAACGTCTGGCACCTGGTCAACGCCTACGGCGCCTTCGGCAGCATCACGCGGCAGCGCACCGAGGTCGTCGTCGAGGGGACGCTGGACCGCGACCCCGCCCAGGCGACGTGGCGCGAGTACGAGCTCCACGGCAAGCCCGGGGACGTCCGGCGCCTCCCCCGGCAGTTCGCGCCGTACCACCTCCGACTGGACTGGGGGATGTGGTTCCTGGGGCTCGGCTCGTCCGCCCAGCTCGGCTGGTTCGTGCCGTTCCTGGGACGGCTCCTCGAGGCCGACGCGCCCACGCTCCGGCTCCTGCGCGTCGACCCGTTCGACGGCGCTCCCCCGCGCTGGGTGCGCGCCCACCTCTACCGCTACCGGTTCGCGCGGCCCGACGAGCGTCGCGCCACCGGGCAGCGCTGGGTCCGCGAGGACCGGGGCCTCATGATCGACGCGGTCGACGCCGCGCGTCTCCGGCGGGTCCGCTAG
- a CDS encoding SulP family inorganic anion transporter — MPTTGAPEADATHSVLAALRSPRRLRTEVLAGLVVALALIPEAIAFSIIAGVDPRLGLFASFTMAVSIAFLGGRPAMISAATGSVALVVAPVAREHGVDYLVATVILAGVLQVLLGLLGIAKFMRFIPRSVMVGFVNALAILIFLSQLPHLVDVTWVVYPMVAVGIVVMVLLPRWTTVVPAPLVAIVLLTAAAVLASLDVPTVGDEGELPTSLPALLVPDVPFDLDTLRVVAPYALAVALVGILESLLTAKLVDDVTDTHSDKTREAWGQGAANVITGFFGGMGGCAMIGQTMINVKASGARTRISTFLAGVFLLVLVVGLGDVVAIMPMAALVAVMVMVAVGTFDWHSVRPATLRRMPRSETAVMVATVAVTVATSNLAYGVLVGVVAAMVLFARRVAHVTTVTRLDTDDDDGQRVYAVQGELFFASSNDLVYQFDYAGDPGRVVIDMSDAHVWDASTVATLDAITHKYATKGKTVTIVGMNPESAARHERLAGSLGAGH, encoded by the coding sequence GTGCCGACGACCGGTGCCCCCGAGGCCGACGCGACGCACTCGGTGCTCGCCGCCCTCCGCTCGCCCCGGCGTCTGCGCACCGAGGTGCTGGCCGGGCTCGTCGTCGCCCTGGCGCTGATCCCCGAGGCGATCGCGTTCTCGATCATCGCGGGCGTGGACCCTCGGCTCGGGCTGTTCGCGTCGTTCACCATGGCGGTCTCGATCGCGTTCCTCGGCGGCCGCCCCGCCATGATCTCCGCGGCCACGGGCTCGGTCGCGCTGGTCGTCGCGCCGGTCGCACGCGAGCACGGCGTGGACTACCTGGTCGCCACCGTGATCCTGGCCGGCGTGCTCCAGGTGCTGCTCGGGCTGCTGGGCATCGCCAAGTTCATGCGGTTCATCCCGCGGTCCGTCATGGTCGGGTTCGTCAACGCGCTCGCGATCCTGATCTTCCTGTCCCAGCTGCCGCACCTCGTCGACGTCACGTGGGTCGTGTACCCGATGGTCGCGGTGGGCATCGTCGTGATGGTGCTGCTGCCCCGCTGGACCACCGTGGTCCCGGCACCCCTGGTCGCGATCGTGCTGCTCACGGCGGCGGCCGTGCTCGCCTCGCTGGACGTGCCGACGGTCGGCGACGAGGGCGAGCTGCCCACGTCCCTGCCCGCCCTGCTGGTCCCGGACGTGCCGTTCGACCTCGACACGCTGCGGGTCGTCGCGCCGTACGCGCTCGCCGTGGCGCTCGTCGGGATCCTCGAGTCGCTGCTGACCGCCAAGCTGGTCGACGACGTCACGGACACGCACTCGGACAAGACCCGCGAGGCGTGGGGCCAGGGCGCCGCGAACGTGATCACGGGCTTCTTCGGCGGCATGGGCGGCTGCGCGATGATCGGCCAGACCATGATCAACGTGAAGGCGTCCGGCGCGCGCACGCGGATCTCGACGTTCCTCGCCGGCGTGTTCCTGCTGGTGCTGGTCGTGGGGCTCGGGGACGTGGTCGCGATCATGCCGATGGCCGCGCTCGTCGCGGTGATGGTCATGGTGGCCGTCGGGACGTTCGACTGGCACTCGGTGCGCCCGGCCACCCTGCGCCGCATGCCGCGGTCGGAGACGGCCGTGATGGTCGCGACCGTCGCCGTGACGGTCGCCACCAGCAACCTCGCGTACGGCGTCCTGGTCGGCGTGGTCGCGGCCATGGTCCTGTTCGCGCGCCGGGTCGCGCACGTCACCACGGTCACGCGGCTCGACACCGACGACGACGACGGGCAGCGGGTGTACGCGGTGCAGGGCGAGCTGTTCTTCGCCTCGTCGAACGACCTGGTCTACCAGTTCGACTACGCCGGCGACCCCGGCCGCGTGGTGATCGACATGAGCGACGCCCACGTGTGGGACGCGTCGACGGTCGCCACGCTGGACGCGATCACGCACAAGTACGCGACCAAGGGCAAGACCGTCACGATCGTCGGGATGAACCCGGAGAGCGCCGCCCGGCACGAGCGCCTCGCGGGCAGCCTGGGCGCCGGCCACTGA